In the genome of Triticum urartu cultivar G1812 chromosome 5, Tu2.1, whole genome shotgun sequence, one region contains:
- the LOC125508843 gene encoding triacylglycerol lipase 1 produces MAVPGGGAAAALALTLLLLLCSCVSGAAHASSALRHAAPRGDAGGGLCGQLLLPLGYPCTEHTVETNDGFLLSLQHIPHGKNGIADNTGPPVFLQHGLFQGGDTWFINSAEQSLGYILADNGFDVWIGNVRGTRWSKGHSTFTVHDKLFWDWSWQELAEYDLLAMLSYVYTVRQSKILYVGHSQGTIMGLAAFTLPEITKMISAAALLCPISYLDHVSASFVLRAVGMHLDQMLLTMGFHQLNFRSDMGVQIVDSICDDGHVDCNDLLSSITGENCCFNGSRIDHYLEYEPHPSSTKNLHHLFQMIRKGTFARYDYGLWGNLRHYGQLSPPPFDLSSIPESLPMWMGYGGLDALADVTDVARTVKELRSTPELLYISGYGHIDFVMSVKAKDDVYVDLMRFLRLRANGSLHSSY; encoded by the exons ATGGCGGTCCCGGGAGGAGGTGCCGCCGCCGCGCTCGCCCtgaccctcctcctcctcctctgctcctGCGTTTCCGGCGCGGCCCACGCCTCCTCCGCCCTCCGCCACGCCGCGCCGCGCGGCGACGCCGGCGGCGGACTCTGCGGGCAGCTGCTCCTGCCGCTGGGCTACCCGTGTACCGAGCACACC GTTGAAACAAACGATGGCTTTCTTTTATCTCTTCAGCATATTCCACATGGCAAAAATGGAATTGCAGACAATACTGGACCTCCAGTTTTTCTTCAACATGGTCTTTTTCAG GGAGGAGATACATGGTTCATAAATTCTGCTGAACAGTCGCTTGGATATATCCTTGCTGATAATGGGTTCGATGTTTGGATTGGAAATGTTCGTGGAACACGTTGGAGTAAAGGCCATTCCACTTTCACTGTGCATGATAAG CTTTTCTGGGATTGGAGCTGGCAAGAGCTTGCTGAATATGATCTTCTGGCAATGTTAAGCTACGTTTATACAGTTAGGCAGTCCAAAATTTTGTATGTGGGGCATTCACAG GGAACTATTATGGGTTTGGCTGCTTTTACATTGCCTGAAATCACAAAGATGATTAGCGCTGCTGCACTTCTTTGTCCAATTTCTTACCTTGATCATGTTAGTGCTAGTTTTGTTCTCAGAGCAGTTGGCATGCATCTTGACCAG ATGCTTCTTACCATGGGCTTCCATCAGCTGAACTTCCGGAG CGATATGGGAGTTCAAATAGTAGATTCTATATGCGATGATGGACATGTGGACTGCAACGATTTGCTGTCTTCGATAACAG GGGAAAATTGTTGCTTCAATGGATCACGGATTGACCATTACTTGGAGTACGAACCTCATCCATCATCAACTAAAAACTTGCATCATCTTTTTCAGA TGATCAGGAAAGGCACTTTCGCAAGGTACGACTATGGATTGTGGGGAAACCTAAGGCACTACGGCCAGCTGTCGCCCCCTCCATTTGACCTAAGCAGCATACCAGAATCACTGCCGATGTGGATGGGGTACGGAGGTCTTGATGCATTGGCTGATGTCACTGATGTCGCGCGTACCGTCAAAGAGCTGAGATCTACGCCAGAGCTGCTATACATTAGTGGCTATGGCCACATTGATTTCGTCATGAGCGTGAAGGCcaaagatgatgtttatgtcgacttGATGAGGTTCCTCCGCCTTAGGGCAAATGGATCATTGCACAGTAGCTACTAG